One genomic region from Ptychodera flava strain L36383 chromosome 14, AS_Pfla_20210202, whole genome shotgun sequence encodes:
- the LOC139149501 gene encoding protein ARV1-like, translating into MAASMSETQTRTNRYKQSDENNDGIDEYVCIECGTSATELYRYFSGNVLKISHCEKCGKAVDKYIEFDPVIILLDAILHKTQAYRHILYNSKVNVHWKLCVLCMLCDAYMKWSHHKAQNADGTKDFLYYALEWDYYAMFLIAGLEFSTFMFGVIIACRLFLPTTNEFSATYPPSLSLQIRALMLSSSGKLLVIPAVIWGQSNRLLLLWLTSLFVFTSSVQSIKVLFQRHTLLCCLTVLSGYAVQLLTQQFVTPYLEMMFMD; encoded by the exons atggctgcctccatGAGTGAAACACAGACTCGCACCAACCGTTATAAGCAAAGCGATGAAAATAACGACGGCATCGATGAATATGTCTGCATTGAGTGTGGAACAAGTGCTACTGAACTCTACAGGTATTTCAGTGGAAATGTCTTGAAGATAAGTCACTGC gagAAGTGTGGAAAAGCAGTTGATAAGTACATAGAATTTGATCCGGTCATAATACTTCTTGATGCGATACTTCATAAAACTCAAGCATACAGACATATATTGTACAACAGTAAAGTCAAT GTGCATTGGAAGTTGTGCGTTCTTTGTATGCTGTGTGATGCCTACATGAAATGGTCCCATCACAAGGCACAGAACGCTGACGGCACCAAAGATTTCCTCTACTATGCCTTGGAGTGGGACTACTACGCCATGTTTCTTATCGCTGGACTAG AATTTTCTACGTTCATGTTTGGCGTCATCATAGCATGTCGGCTATTTCTACCAACAACCAATGAGTTCTCTGCAACTTATCCACCAAG TCTCAGTCTCCAAATAAGGGCACTGATGTTATCAAGTTCTGGTAAACTCCTGGTCATACCGGCTGTAATATGGGGTCAGAGTAACAGACTTCTTCTACTCTGGTTGACCAGCTTGTTTGTGTTCACCTCCAGTGTACAATCCATAAAAG TTCTATTTCAGAGACACACTCTCCTTTGCTGCTTAACGGTTCTATCTGGCTATGCAGTACAGCTACTGACTCAGCAGTTTGTAACTCCATATCTTGAAATGATGTTTATGGATTGA